The sequence TAATTCCCCTTCTCTTATTTCTAAATCTAAGTCTTGAAGCACATTGTGTTTTCCGTCATAGGAAACACAAATACGATCTAATACTGCAAAATTCATCAAATTTTGGCTCCTTTTCTACTTAAACCTTTATCCATAATAATCATCAATACCATCGTAAATACCATCAGAATTACGGATAGAGCACTTACAATAGGATCAAAATTATATTCAATATGATTCATTAGTGCTCCCGGTAAGGTATTCATTCCAGGTCCTTTAAGATACATAGAAACTGGTAAGTTATTAAATGAATTAATAAAGCCCATAATACTTGCTGAGAGTATCGCATCCTTAATATTGGGAAGAACGACTTTAATAAATCCCTCCAACTGACCACATCCTAAAATGATGGATGCTTCATGAACACTCAAATCAAAATCATGAAGGGATGCGCAAATAATACGTATTGTATAAGGAAAAACAATCAACATATGGCCAATAATTAGTGCTATGTTCAAGTTGATATGAAGTTGAATTACTAAGTATTGAAAGAGTGCATATGCAAGGACAATTGATGGGATCAACGAAGGTGCTAAGAAAATTGACTTAAACCGTTCGCTCCATTTTCCTTTTGTTACGACTAACGCATAAGATGCAGGTATAGCAATCACCATACATAGAATCGTCGCGAGCACTGAAATTTTAAAACTTAATACAAAACTATCCATAAAAACTTGAGATTGAAAAACCTTAACAAACCATTTCATCGTAAATCCCTGAATGGGGAACTCAATGATGGGTGCTTCCCCAAATGCGGTGACGGTAATAATTAGAAGTGGTATTCCAATAAATGCAATTGCAAGATAGGCAATACTGTCCATAAATCGATTTTTACTCATGAGTTAGCCCCCTCTTATCAACCTTATTACTGAAGTATGTCATCATTTTCATTATGCCTGCTGATAGTAAAATCATAATAAATGCAAAGACACTTGCTGATTGCCAATTCATCAATTCATTTGACTGTTGATACAAAAGCGTTGAAAGCATCATATTCTTATTACCACCGAGCAATGAAGGTGTCACGTAGGCACTAATAGTACCTGTAAAGACGAGAACTGAGCCCAATACAATACCAGGAAATGAGAGTGGTAACACAATTTCTTTAAATATTGCACCCTTCTTTGCACCTAGAGTTTGTGCGGCTTCAATTAATTTACCATCAACCTTTGATAATACAGAGACTAAGGTATTAACCATAACGGGAAGAAATAAATAAACAGAACCGATAATAATTGAAAATTCTGTATACATAAATCCTATTGGTTCTTGAATCAATCCAAAACCGAGTAATAACTGATTTAGAAAACCATTTTTACCCAAAATTGTTATCCATGCAAACCCACGAATCACCGCGTTCGTGAATAATGGAAACAAAACAAGCGCCATCGTCAATTTACGTCTCAATGCTGATCCCGTTACAATGAAGTAAGCTGTTGGAAATCCCAACAGAAAGCAAACTAAGGTTGTAATGAGACCAATTCGAATTGTTCGTATCAAAATACTTTGATAAAACGAATCCGTAAGTACGGTTGTATAGTTTTCGATTGTAAATCCATTATTGATAAATGTGGGCATAATGGTTATGACAAGTGGAATTATCATAAAAACAATTACAAGAAATAATCCCGGAAAAAGATACACCGAATTTTTAAAACGTTTCATGAACGCCTCCTAACAAAAATAAAAGCTTCCTATCATTAGAATGATAGAAAGCTAAAAAACACTTTCTATCATAGTCTGATGTTTACGGTATCAGGTAGAAACGTGTCCCCTTATTAGACACATATATGATAAAAAAGATTCTATTTTAATAT is a genomic window of Erysipelothrix amsterdamensis containing:
- a CDS encoding ABC transporter permease — translated: MKRFKNSVYLFPGLFLVIVFMIIPLVITIMPTFINNGFTIENYTTVLTDSFYQSILIRTIRIGLITTLVCFLLGFPTAYFIVTGSALRRKLTMALVLFPLFTNAVIRGFAWITILGKNGFLNQLLLGFGLIQEPIGFMYTEFSIIIGSVYLFLPVMVNTLVSVLSKVDGKLIEAAQTLGAKKGAIFKEIVLPLSFPGIVLGSVLVFTGTISAYVTPSLLGGNKNMMLSTLLYQQSNELMNWQSASVFAFIMILLSAGIMKMMTYFSNKVDKRGLTHE
- a CDS encoding ABC transporter permease, yielding MSKNRFMDSIAYLAIAFIGIPLLIITVTAFGEAPIIEFPIQGFTMKWFVKVFQSQVFMDSFVLSFKISVLATILCMVIAIPASYALVVTKGKWSERFKSIFLAPSLIPSIVLAYALFQYLVIQLHINLNIALIIGHMLIVFPYTIRIICASLHDFDLSVHEASIILGCGQLEGFIKVVLPNIKDAILSASIMGFINSFNNLPVSMYLKGPGMNTLPGALMNHIEYNFDPIVSALSVILMVFTMVLMIIMDKGLSRKGAKI